A genomic window from Nitrospirota bacterium includes:
- a CDS encoding biopolymer transporter ExbD — protein MTDKKYRLMSEINMVPFVDIVLVLLIIFMISAPLMYRGIDVDLPKSSVNTIKQEQRIMLIVDRFSNVYIDDRKVPMAGIESAIRQKSAEDADVTVYLKADRSVPYGTIVSVMDTVKGMGIDKLGMVTESLKEVE, from the coding sequence TTGACTGATAAAAAATACAGGCTGATGTCTGAAATTAACATGGTGCCGTTTGTTGATATAGTCCTTGTGCTGCTGATTATTTTCATGATATCAGCCCCACTTATGTACCGTGGCATTGATGTTGACCTTCCGAAGTCGTCCGTAAATACGATAAAGCAGGAACAGCGAATAATGCTTATTGTTGACAGGTTCAGCAATGTCTATATTGATGACAGAAAGGTCCCTATGGCGGGGATCGAATCTGCCATCAGGCAAAAGAGCGCTGAAGATGCTGATGTGACAGTCTATTTGAAGGCAGACAGGTCTGTACCATACGGGACTATCGTAAGTGTGATGGATACAGTTAAAGGGATGGGCATAGACAAGCTTGGTATGGTTACAGAATCTCTTAAGGAGGTGGAGTAG
- a CDS encoding TIGR01212 family radical SAM protein (This family includes YhcC from E. coli K-12, an uncharacterized radical SAM protein.): MSKHYFSYRDYLKQVFPFRVYKIGLDAGFTCPNRDGSVAYGGCVYCENRSFSPNSKGSKRSVSEQIINGMEFYRKNFRAEKFIAYFQAYTNTYGPVNLLNDLYREALSFDDVVGLSIGTRPDCLPDEVVDLLASYSKKTHLWVEIGLQSMYDDTLTWMNRGHNFEQFVDAITRVKLKGLRVCVHVILGLPGETHDMMMQTADMLASLDIDGLKIHHLYVAENTLLEKMYAKGGINLISPDEYIQLVCDFLERIPAGVAIQRLTGELTGDYLIAPKWGVSKKVILTRIENEFERRGSYQGKECKSEKDIASLTISAREGTL; encoded by the coding sequence ATGAGCAAGCATTATTTTTCATACAGGGATTATCTTAAACAGGTCTTTCCATTCAGGGTTTATAAAATAGGGCTTGATGCAGGATTTACCTGTCCAAACAGGGATGGCTCTGTAGCATACGGCGGATGCGTCTATTGTGAAAACCGGAGTTTCAGCCCGAATTCCAAGGGATCAAAGCGGTCTGTCAGCGAACAGATCATAAACGGCATGGAGTTTTACAGAAAGAACTTCAGGGCAGAAAAATTCATAGCCTATTTTCAGGCATATACCAACACGTATGGCCCGGTAAATCTGTTAAATGACCTGTACAGAGAGGCGCTGTCATTTGATGATGTCGTCGGTTTGTCAATAGGCACCAGACCTGACTGTCTTCCTGATGAAGTGGTTGACCTCCTCGCATCTTACTCGAAAAAGACCCATCTCTGGGTAGAGATCGGCCTTCAGAGCATGTATGATGATACACTGACATGGATGAACAGGGGACACAACTTCGAACAGTTTGTTGATGCCATAACGAGGGTAAAGCTCAAAGGTCTCAGGGTATGCGTCCATGTCATATTAGGGCTGCCCGGTGAGACGCATGACATGATGATGCAGACGGCCGATATGCTTGCCAGCCTTGATATAGACGGACTTAAGATACATCACCTCTACGTTGCGGAAAATACACTGCTCGAAAAGATGTATGCTAAGGGGGGGATTAATCTTATCTCTCCTGATGAATACATACAGCTTGTCTGTGATTTCCTTGAACGAATACCGGCTGGTGTTGCAATACAGCGTCTCACAGGAGAACTGACAGGTGATTATCTCATAGCACCAAAATGGGGAGTATCAAAAAAGGTCATCCTGACACGTATAGAAAATGAGTTTGAACGCAGAGGTTCGTATCAGGGTAAAGAATGTAAATCAGAAAAGGATATAGCATCGCTGACAATATCTGCAAGGGAAGGGACATTATGA
- the mtnP gene encoding S-methyl-5'-thioadenosine phosphorylase: MQGADIGVIGGSGLYQMEGLEGIEEVKVDTPFGAPSDSFIIGKLMGRRVAFLSRHRRGHVIQPSDINFRANIYGMKKIGVSRIISVSAVGSMKEDIHPEEIVIPDQFYDNTRRRISTFFGEGIVAHVSLADPVCSNLAGTLYQSAVNVGAKVHRGGVYICIEGPQFSTRGESHIYKSWGVDIIGMTNVTEAKLAREAEICYSTIALVTDYDCWHKEEEAVTTDAIIAILNKNVDTSKKIIREALGMISDKSDCGCRNALRDAIITSRNGIPSEAKEKLGLIISKYIK, translated from the coding sequence ATGCAGGGAGCTGATATCGGTGTTATAGGCGGAAGCGGGCTTTATCAGATGGAAGGGCTTGAAGGAATTGAAGAGGTTAAGGTGGATACGCCTTTTGGCGCGCCTTCAGACAGTTTTATTATAGGTAAACTTATGGGGAGGCGGGTGGCGTTCCTGTCGAGACACAGAAGGGGGCATGTTATACAGCCGTCTGACATAAACTTCAGGGCCAATATTTATGGGATGAAGAAAATTGGCGTAAGCAGGATTATCTCCGTCAGCGCCGTTGGCAGTATGAAGGAGGATATACACCCCGAGGAGATAGTCATCCCTGATCAGTTCTATGACAATACAAGGCGCCGTATCAGCACCTTCTTCGGCGAGGGGATTGTGGCACATGTCTCTCTTGCGGACCCTGTCTGCAGCAATCTCGCAGGGACGTTGTATCAGTCGGCGGTAAATGTCGGCGCTAAGGTTCACAGAGGTGGGGTATACATATGTATAGAAGGCCCGCAGTTTTCTACACGGGGAGAGTCGCACATTTACAAGAGCTGGGGAGTTGATATTATAGGGATGACCAATGTAACAGAAGCCAAGCTGGCAAGGGAGGCAGAGATTTGCTATTCCACCATCGCCCTTGTTACAGACTATGACTGCTGGCATAAGGAGGAAGAGGCAGTTACAACAGATGCAATAATAGCAATACTGAACAAGAACGTGGATACTTCAAAGAAGATTATCAGGGAGGCGCTCGGGATGATTTCCGATAAATCAGATTGCGGGTGTCGTAATGCGCTCAGGGACGCAATAATAACATCCCGCAACGGCATTCCATCAGAAGCAAAAGAGAAACTGGGATTAATTATCAGCAAATATATTAAATAG
- a CDS encoding energy transducer TonB, whose amino-acid sequence MFRQAETNLKWMLTISLLFHISILSMIFSSGFLRWKDLFTAKYSPLSSIQVSIVNLPKENPGRMTAPEPEISRVVKSTATVKKTEKKKSAVIEKKEDISPSKRIEKLREVIESGIKKQKEVIATPVKPAGDSAEERVGGPGEVQSQRDSKLGGSGQMVSGPVVDLPSFKYDYYLGLIKNKVDNRWSQPVTHSNMRKALIEFTINRKGDVSNVKVADSSGDRYFDQTALRAVTLSTPFPPLPRGYKGDSLKVHYRFIFGEKG is encoded by the coding sequence ATGTTCAGGCAAGCAGAGACAAACTTGAAGTGGATGCTGACAATATCCCTCCTTTTTCATATATCAATCCTGTCAATGATATTTTCCTCCGGTTTCTTAAGATGGAAGGACCTCTTTACAGCAAAATATTCTCCGTTATCTTCGATACAGGTTAGCATTGTAAACCTTCCTAAAGAAAATCCGGGCCGCATGACAGCCCCTGAACCGGAAATCTCAAGGGTCGTGAAAAGCACTGCAACTGTAAAAAAGACAGAAAAAAAGAAAAGTGCAGTCATCGAAAAGAAAGAGGACATAAGTCCATCGAAAAGGATCGAGAAATTAAGAGAGGTAATCGAGAGTGGCATAAAAAAGCAGAAGGAGGTAATTGCAACACCGGTGAAGCCTGCAGGAGACAGTGCAGAAGAGAGGGTTGGGGGGCCGGGCGAAGTTCAATCTCAGAGAGATTCAAAACTTGGCGGAAGCGGTCAGATGGTAAGCGGACCAGTAGTAGACCTGCCTTCATTTAAATATGACTATTATCTCGGGCTCATAAAAAATAAGGTTGATAACAGGTGGAGTCAGCCTGTAACTCACAGTAACATGAGAAAAGCACTTATTGAATTTACCATTAACAGAAAAGGGGATGTCAGTAACGTGAAGGTTGCGGATTCGTCAGGAGACAGATATTTTGATCAAACTGCCCTGAGGGCTGTGACCCTTTCGACCCCTTTTCCTCCGTTACCCCGTGGTTATAAAGGGGATTCCCTGAAAGTGCATTACAGGTTTATATTCGGGGAGAAGGGTTGA
- the hfq gene encoding RNA chaperone Hfq — translation MSKLFINLQDQFLNHLRKEKTTVTVHLLNGSKISGTIRAFDNFSILVKGESQNLIYKHSVAVIVPKKAIRDFDVREGEEKKAEEAVNAGS, via the coding sequence ATGAGTAAATTATTCATCAACCTGCAGGATCAGTTTTTGAATCACCTCAGAAAGGAAAAGACGACTGTAACAGTACATTTACTGAATGGTTCTAAAATATCGGGTACTATCAGGGCATTTGATAATTTCAGTATACTGGTCAAGGGTGAGAGCCAGAACCTTATATATAAACATTCCGTTGCTGTTATCGTCCCCAAAAAGGCAATACGTGACTTTGACGTGCGGGAGGGTGAGGAAAAGAAGGCAGAGGAGGCAGTAAATGCAGGGAGCTGA
- a CDS encoding sugar kinase, with amino-acid sequence MSLLVVGSVAFDSVKTPFGERNEILGGSATYFSTAASYFTSVNLVAVVGDDFPDQHITFLKSRGVNTEGLERRSGKTFRWKGEYGYQLNEASTLETHLNVFETFRPAIPQSYRDSEVVFLANIDPELQSDVLRQVAAPGIIACDTMNFWISGKREALLNTLKSVDVLIINDGEARQLAMEANLVKAAGAIMSYGPKHVIVKRGEYGALMFNSKNVFAAPAYPLESVFDPTGAGDSFAGGFLGYLANTRNFNEANMRQAVIFGSVMASFVVEDFSLNRIRSLDYQEILNRYREFKRLTHFEDAGEIFNR; translated from the coding sequence ATGAGTCTACTTGTAGTTGGTTCAGTAGCATTTGACAGTGTCAAGACGCCGTTTGGTGAGAGGAATGAGATCCTGGGCGGGTCTGCAACCTATTTCTCCACGGCTGCAAGCTATTTTACTTCAGTCAATCTTGTTGCAGTGGTGGGAGATGATTTCCCGGATCAGCACATCACGTTTCTAAAAAGCCGGGGTGTAAATACTGAAGGGCTCGAGAGGCGGTCAGGGAAGACCTTCAGGTGGAAGGGTGAGTATGGTTACCAGCTTAATGAGGCCAGCACGCTTGAGACTCATCTGAATGTATTTGAAACATTCAGACCGGCGATACCTCAGTCATATCGTGATTCCGAAGTGGTTTTTCTCGCTAACATTGATCCTGAATTGCAGAGCGATGTACTGAGGCAGGTAGCTGCTCCAGGAATAATTGCCTGTGATACCATGAATTTCTGGATCTCAGGCAAAAGAGAGGCTTTGTTAAACACGCTGAAGAGCGTGGATGTCCTGATTATTAATGACGGAGAGGCAAGGCAGCTTGCCATGGAGGCCAATCTTGTCAAGGCTGCCGGTGCCATAATGTCATATGGCCCGAAACACGTTATCGTTAAGAGGGGTGAGTATGGGGCGCTGATGTTCAACTCGAAGAATGTTTTCGCTGCACCCGCCTATCCGTTAGAAAGCGTTTTTGATCCTACAGGCGCAGGCGACAGTTTTGCAGGCGGTTTTCTTGGCTATCTTGCGAACACGCGCAATTTCAACGAAGCAAACATGCGGCAGGCTGTCATATTCGGGAGCGTAATGGCATCTTTTGTCGTTGAGGATTTCAGCCTCAACAGGATCCGCTCTCTTGACTATCAGGAGATACTGAACCGATACAGGGAGTTTAAACGGCTTACTCATTTTGAGGATGCCGGGGAGATATTTAACAGATGA
- the miaA gene encoding tRNA (adenosine(37)-N6)-dimethylallyltransferase MiaA: MEDFAKRRPLLVIAGPTASGKSDLAIHLAGVLNGEVISADSMQVYEGMDIGTAKPAKEDLARVRHHMLGIVSPGKRFSAGEYVRFVRPVIERLHRDGKMPILTGGTGLYIRAVVDGICEAPQADKELRRRLLKEEEERGSGYLYKRLQDVDPVSSARIKPNDTVRIIRALEVYEITGVPISDIQDTHGFGERPYDTVMIGLAMDRKELYKRIERRIDRMMENGLEAEVRGLIDNGYEAFILTNGLGYKQIAGYIKGWYSLDESIRLLKRDTRRYAKRQITWFRRDRRIRWHDVKDDCSHYQDIERDIRCAMGLN, from the coding sequence ATGGAAGATTTTGCAAAAAGAAGGCCGCTCCTTGTTATTGCAGGCCCTACTGCCTCAGGCAAAAGTGACCTGGCGATACATCTTGCCGGTGTCCTTAACGGGGAGGTTATAAGTGCTGACTCAATGCAGGTGTATGAAGGGATGGATATCGGAACTGCAAAGCCCGCAAAGGAGGATTTGGCCAGGGTCCGCCATCACATGCTTGGTATTGTCAGTCCAGGCAAGCGATTTAGCGCCGGTGAATATGTACGGTTCGTCAGGCCTGTTATAGAGAGGCTTCACAGAGATGGGAAAATGCCGATACTTACAGGTGGTACAGGCCTCTATATAAGGGCTGTTGTTGACGGGATTTGCGAGGCGCCTCAGGCAGATAAGGAACTGCGCCGGAGACTGCTTAAGGAGGAAGAAGAACGCGGAAGTGGTTATCTCTATAAGCGGCTGCAGGATGTTGACCCTGTGTCTTCAGCAAGGATAAAGCCCAATGACACTGTAAGAATAATCCGTGCATTGGAGGTTTATGAAATAACCGGCGTGCCCATATCAGACATTCAGGATACTCACGGTTTTGGTGAAAGACCATATGACACTGTTATGATCGGCCTCGCCATGGACCGGAAAGAGCTGTATAAGAGAATTGAAAGACGTATAGACCGTATGATGGAAAACGGGCTTGAGGCAGAGGTAAGAGGGCTTATAGATAATGGCTATGAGGCCTTTATTTTGACAAACGGCCTTGGATACAAACAGATTGCAGGATATATCAAAGGCTGGTATAGTCTGGATGAGTCAATCAGGCTTTTGAAAAGGGACACGAGGAGATACGCAAAGAGACAGATTACCTGGTTCCGCAGGGATAGAAGGATAAGATGGCATGATGTGAAGGATGACTGCTCCCACTACCAGGATATTGAGCGGGATATAAGATGTGCGATGGGGTTAAATTGA
- the mutL gene encoding DNA mismatch repair endonuclease MutL: MSDIIRHLPQDLINQIAAGEVVERPASVLKELIENSIDAESTQITIKVDKGGSKFISVADNGTGMSRRDACSAFERHATSKLVSSDDLFNIRTLGFRGEALASIAAVSRVSLKTRERAALTGTFIEITGGSILKNTECGCPQGTEIEVRDIFYNVPARKSFLKAVSTEHGHILSTVTHQALSNTNIHFILTGDGDRPRVIYDLPPVTDIAERILQIYGSDISEGLIPVSFKINSGNIDGLVSSPAMTFRTRENQLFFVNKRAVKNPSLSHAVQQAYRDLIPGDSFPIAVLFIDISPESVDVNVHPTKREVRFRDSRYVHDMVVEAIRGALHAGGRNENAGLTPAFMTGFKEASFKQGINLRSAGWLDRGQFSNESLTVSEGFNPFLENAEYKPQEMYAEPIVRVFGQTAALFIVAEINGQFSIIDQHAAHERIVYDRLMRGYDEGGLASQPLLLPETIELSLDKAHTLCEYMEFLNKLGFDIGEIGDRSFIVRAVPDVFTGDDFKSLLIDMTDEIIEKDFPASEGMKIDAMDKVVRSLLSRKACHAAVRAKGLLTTGEMMALVKDLLHTDMPYTCPHGRPVIRRFTYDELAGMFGRK, from the coding sequence ATGTCTGATATAATACGACACCTTCCACAGGATTTAATCAATCAGATAGCTGCCGGAGAGGTGGTTGAAAGACCTGCCTCTGTGTTAAAAGAACTCATAGAAAATTCCATAGATGCAGAGAGCACGCAGATCACCATTAAAGTTGATAAAGGCGGATCAAAATTCATTTCAGTTGCGGATAACGGGACTGGGATGAGCCGAAGGGATGCATGCAGCGCCTTTGAAAGACATGCCACAAGCAAACTTGTATCATCAGATGATCTCTTCAATATCCGCACCCTTGGCTTCAGGGGTGAGGCCCTTGCGAGCATTGCGGCAGTGTCGAGGGTCAGCCTTAAGACGAGGGAGAGGGCGGCGCTGACAGGGACATTTATCGAAATCACCGGGGGGAGCATTCTTAAGAATACAGAGTGTGGTTGTCCCCAGGGTACAGAGATAGAGGTGCGGGATATTTTCTATAATGTGCCTGCGAGGAAAAGTTTTCTTAAGGCAGTCTCAACTGAACACGGTCACATATTATCTACTGTAACACATCAGGCCCTGTCTAACACAAATATACATTTTATTCTGACCGGGGATGGGGACAGGCCTCGGGTCATTTATGACCTTCCCCCTGTTACAGACATTGCCGAACGGATCCTGCAGATTTATGGAAGCGACATTTCAGAAGGGCTGATACCTGTTTCATTTAAAATCAACAGCGGAAATATAGATGGTCTTGTTTCAAGCCCGGCCATGACTTTCAGGACCAGGGAGAACCAGTTGTTTTTTGTCAACAAGAGGGCTGTAAAGAATCCATCTTTGTCCCATGCTGTTCAGCAGGCATATCGTGACTTAATCCCCGGAGACAGCTTTCCCATCGCAGTCCTTTTCATTGACATTTCGCCTGAGTCAGTGGATGTAAATGTGCATCCAACGAAGAGGGAGGTCAGATTCAGGGACAGCAGGTATGTCCATGACATGGTTGTTGAGGCCATACGGGGTGCGCTGCATGCCGGGGGAAGGAATGAGAATGCAGGCCTGACGCCGGCCTTTATGACCGGTTTTAAAGAAGCCTCCTTCAAACAGGGGATTAATCTCCGTTCTGCCGGGTGGCTGGACAGGGGACAATTTTCAAATGAAAGTCTGACAGTCTCAGAAGGATTCAATCCGTTTCTGGAAAATGCAGAATATAAGCCTCAGGAAATGTATGCGGAGCCCATTGTCAGGGTATTTGGACAGACAGCAGCGCTCTTTATCGTGGCTGAGATCAATGGTCAGTTCAGCATCATAGACCAGCATGCAGCGCATGAACGGATAGTCTATGACAGATTAATGCGTGGATACGACGAAGGCGGCCTTGCCTCGCAGCCGCTGCTGCTTCCTGAAACCATTGAATTAAGTCTTGATAAAGCTCACACGTTGTGTGAATATATGGAGTTTTTAAATAAGCTTGGTTTTGACATCGGTGAGATAGGGGACAGGTCCTTTATTGTCCGGGCTGTTCCTGATGTCTTTACTGGAGATGACTTCAAATCCCTCCTTATTGATATGACTGATGAGATCATAGAGAAGGACTTCCCTGCGTCAGAGGGCATGAAGATTGATGCAATGGACAAGGTTGTAAGGTCTCTGTTGAGCAGAAAGGCCTGTCATGCGGCAGTAAGGGCTAAGGGGCTGCTGACCACAGGAGAGATGATGGCTCTGGTGAAGGATTTGCTCCATACTGATATGCCGTATACCTGTCCGCACGGAAGGCCTGTAATACGGAGATTTACATATGACGAGCTTGCTGGGATGTTCGGCAGGAAGTGA
- a CDS encoding MotA/TolQ/ExbB proton channel family protein, with product MHIESEILKLIFSAGIVAKVVLLILFIFSIVSWAVMFFKFFQFRRIEKDSREFMGTFSKIENIHQLYTLSKNKDNPLASLVKEGYARFYEIKKGQGGLLTDRPAFLNAIDRRLKSTSEDEISYYEEYLSFLATTGNVTPFIGLFGTVWGIIHAFQQIGLQGSANIAAVAPGIAEALIATGAGLATAIPAVIGYNYLLNRVRKMASQMDVFSGEIIAYAEADVWAGSGQAEEADEPSLARIQKGS from the coding sequence ATGCATATAGAATCAGAAATCCTAAAACTCATTTTCTCAGCCGGAATAGTAGCCAAGGTAGTCCTGTTAATCCTGTTCATATTCTCCATTGTATCCTGGGCTGTCATGTTCTTTAAGTTTTTCCAGTTCCGCAGGATAGAAAAGGATTCCAGAGAATTTATGGGTACCTTTTCAAAGATTGAAAATATCCACCAGCTCTATACCTTGTCAAAGAATAAGGACAATCCGCTTGCTTCACTGGTTAAGGAGGGGTATGCGAGGTTCTATGAGATTAAGAAGGGACAGGGGGGCCTGCTGACCGACCGGCCTGCCTTTCTGAATGCCATTGACAGGAGATTAAAGAGCACCAGCGAGGATGAAATATCATATTATGAGGAGTATCTCTCATTTCTTGCTACTACCGGGAATGTTACACCCTTTATCGGATTGTTTGGTACTGTGTGGGGTATTATACATGCATTTCAGCAGATAGGGCTGCAGGGTTCGGCAAATATTGCGGCAGTGGCGCCTGGTATAGCTGAGGCGCTCATCGCTACAGGCGCAGGTCTTGCTACCGCAATCCCTGCTGTCATAGGTTATAATTATCTGTTGAACAGGGTTAGAAAGATGGCATCGCAGATGGATGTGTTTTCAGGAGAGATCATAGCATACGCTGAAGCCGATGTCTGGGCAGGAAGCGGTCAGGCCGAGGAAGCGGATGAACCATCTTTAGCCAGGATTCAAAAGGGGTCATGA
- the tolB gene encoding Tol-Pal system beta propeller repeat protein TolB, which yields MKKKILHLFTFFVLLSALSFKAALSEEVYIETKKGEIEKIPVSVVITGDDQELKTAVGKILLNDLERSLYFKLITIQGPQLKGVPDRLGEAIRGQLTSSGAEALVVAQVFRDGKTIRLDGKLYETGSGELIYARKYIGNNNILRRIVHRYSDEIVFRMTGEKGIAQTRISYVSDHTGSKELYIMDYDGFSSKMITGNRSINMSPDWSPGGTQIAYTSYRDGNPDIYMVDLNTSKRLRLTDYSGLDISPSWSPDGNTIAFSTSRDGNAEIYTMNRDGKGLRRITYANGEDVSPTWSPAGEEIAFTSDRGRSPQIYVMKADGTNVRRLTFKGDYNSEPAWSPRGDRIAFSCRRGGSFRICLVNPDGSDLREISKGPGSDESPSWSPDGKWVTYASSRGRKSDIYVISAEGGEALRLTNNGGNNTGPDWSPN from the coding sequence TTGAAGAAGAAAATATTACATCTGTTTACTTTTTTTGTATTGCTGTCTGCCCTCTCATTTAAGGCAGCGCTATCTGAAGAGGTATATATTGAGACGAAGAAGGGAGAGATTGAGAAGATCCCTGTATCAGTAGTGATTACAGGCGATGACCAGGAGTTGAAAACTGCAGTAGGAAAGATACTCTTAAATGACCTTGAGCGCTCCTTATATTTTAAGCTGATTACAATCCAGGGACCTCAATTAAAAGGGGTTCCAGACAGGCTTGGCGAGGCCATTCGCGGACAATTGACTTCATCCGGCGCTGAGGCATTGGTTGTTGCGCAGGTATTCAGGGACGGAAAGACGATAAGGCTGGATGGCAAATTGTATGAGACAGGGAGCGGAGAGCTGATCTATGCCAGGAAATATATAGGAAACAATAATATCCTTCGAAGGATAGTCCACAGGTATTCAGACGAGATAGTATTCAGGATGACAGGAGAAAAGGGGATTGCACAGACACGCATTTCTTACGTGTCTGATCACACCGGGAGCAAGGAGCTCTACATTATGGACTATGACGGTTTTTCATCAAAGATGATTACAGGAAACAGGTCAATCAACATGTCGCCTGACTGGTCACCCGGCGGAACTCAAATAGCCTACACGTCATACAGGGATGGCAATCCTGATATATATATGGTAGATTTGAACACGAGCAAACGGTTGAGGCTGACTGATTATTCAGGACTGGATATTTCGCCATCCTGGTCTCCTGATGGCAATACAATAGCATTTTCAACAAGCAGGGATGGGAATGCCGAGATATATACAATGAACAGGGATGGAAAGGGATTAAGGAGGATTACATATGCCAACGGAGAAGATGTGTCACCAACCTGGTCTCCTGCCGGTGAGGAGATTGCCTTTACATCAGACAGGGGACGAAGTCCGCAGATATATGTGATGAAGGCAGATGGCACCAATGTACGCAGATTGACCTTTAAGGGAGACTATAACAGCGAACCTGCATGGTCGCCCAGAGGTGACAGGATAGCGTTTTCATGCAGGCGGGGGGGGAGCTTTCGTATTTGTCTTGTCAACCCGGACGGCAGTGATCTAAGGGAGATATCAAAAGGTCCCGGAAGTGATGAGTCCCCATCATGGTCTCCTGACGGCAAGTGGGTCACATATGCATCATCAAGGGGCAGAAAGTCTGACATATATGTTATAAGCGCTGAGGGCGGTGAGGCGCTCAGATTGACAAATAATGGCGGGAATAACACGGGGCCGGACTGGTCCCCTAATTAA
- a CDS encoding YbhB/YbcL family Raf kinase inhibitor-like protein, whose amino-acid sequence MNRVIIILTFSVMLLSFGRVMAQKGGETMNFTLSTSAFIEGETIPVKYTCDGADLSPLMKWEGIPAGTKGFAIIMDDPDAPVGTFTHWVIYDIPADTHTLPEGLAKDPELSKGIKQGTTSFRRTGYGGPCPPPGRPHRYFFTIYALDTGTTGLASKASRQDVESRIKGHITGKATVMGQYGRK is encoded by the coding sequence ATGAACAGGGTTATAATCATTTTGACTTTCTCTGTTATGCTCCTGTCATTTGGCCGGGTAATGGCACAAAAAGGGGGTGAAACTATGAATTTTACTCTAAGCACCTCTGCCTTCATTGAAGGTGAAACTATTCCGGTTAAATATACATGTGATGGCGCTGATCTGTCCCCTCTCATGAAATGGGAAGGGATACCGGCAGGCACAAAGGGATTTGCCATTATTATGGATGATCCTGATGCACCTGTAGGGACTTTTACACACTGGGTTATCTATGACATTCCTGCGGATACCCATACGCTGCCGGAAGGCCTCGCAAAAGACCCCGAACTTTCAAAGGGTATCAAGCAGGGAACAACCAGTTTCAGGCGTACAGGCTATGGAGGTCCGTGTCCTCCGCCAGGCCGCCCGCACAGATACTTCTTCACAATCTATGCCCTTGATACCGGGACAACAGGATTAGCGTCCAAAGCATCAAGACAGGATGTTGAAAGCAGGATTAAAGGACACATCACCGGCAAAGCCACAGTGATGGGTCAATATGGGCGAAAATAG
- the ybgF gene encoding tol-pal system protein YbgF — MKKILLTFVALVISVSGCAMQSEFVDLENEVNRMKVILLQTQRDFSNLQQSQPDEKQSIKELMSRLESQNSGSIDMLQKNQADFEGRLTQLATDVQIIQGGVEENTHKVTELTESVDDHDAAIQEMSRRLDNLESAKGERNRQQDTILAPAPPVTQSGQPPAQSTAAKPSESASASAPSELYNQAYKDYMSGHFDPAIEGFYNYLRQSPTGNLAPNALYWIGECFYSKGDYTKSVTVFESVTIDYPKSDKVAGALLKMGYGYEKLGNKDMAKLYFKKVVEQLPYSPEASLARIRLADLK, encoded by the coding sequence GTGAAAAAGATATTGTTGACTTTTGTTGCACTGGTTATTTCTGTTTCCGGTTGTGCCATGCAGTCTGAATTCGTTGATCTGGAAAATGAGGTCAACCGCATGAAGGTCATTTTACTTCAGACACAGAGGGATTTTTCAAATCTCCAGCAGTCCCAGCCCGATGAGAAACAGTCTATTAAAGAGCTGATGTCGAGGCTGGAATCTCAAAATTCCGGATCCATTGATATGCTGCAGAAGAACCAGGCTGATTTTGAGGGGAGGTTGACGCAGCTTGCGACCGATGTCCAGATTATTCAGGGCGGAGTAGAGGAAAATACTCACAAGGTGACTGAGTTGACAGAGAGTGTTGATGATCATGACGCTGCTATTCAGGAGATGTCAAGAAGGCTTGATAACCTGGAATCAGCGAAAGGGGAGAGGAACAGACAGCAGGATACAATTCTTGCCCCTGCACCGCCTGTGACGCAGTCCGGACAACCGCCTGCTCAGTCAACTGCCGCAAAACCATCAGAGAGCGCTTCTGCATCAGCACCCTCCGAACTTTACAATCAGGCATATAAGGATTACATGTCAGGTCATTTTGATCCTGCCATAGAGGGTTTCTACAATTACCTGCGTCAGTCTCCAACAGGGAATTTAGCGCCAAATGCCCTGTATTGGATAGGGGAGTGTTTTTACAGCAAGGGTGACTATACAAAGTCTGTAACTGTCTTTGAGAGTGTAACGATTGATTATCCGAAAAGTGACAAGGTGGCAGGCGCACTGCTTAAGATGGGCTACGGATATGAAAAGCTGGGAAATAAGGACATGGCAAAGCTGTATTTTAAGAAGGTTGTAGAGCAATTGCCCTATTCTCCGGAGGCTTCACTCGCCAGGATAAGATTAGCGGACCTTAAGTAG